The Apium graveolens cultivar Ventura chromosome 10, ASM990537v1, whole genome shotgun sequence nucleotide sequence tattggagcaactcctgagagattgaatcaactggaatctgtacagatggtttaccatacctacttgaaagaatacatcatgttgtatttcatgacaggtggtagggtttatcatataagacaaaatgccattccattgaagcattttgaagaattggagcatgtacttttcttacttcaagtggatgacagaataacagagactgctgcaaactatttaaaagaacagattcagagacagaaaaggctttattctgttaagtctgacagcatatatgttccaaagtacagagatcacaatggtgatattgttgatataaagcctaatactgcacagatcagaacgtatcttggtattaagggacttgaattcaatctagagtctgacaaagcttatgtcataagactagatcaggagttgagaaaagcaaagatcaatgatctaagagctgcaatctttcaaactggtgaagatactgcagagcttaaagatgttaaaaggagaatgattgatgaactaagatatgctgagaaatgtttgttgaagaactatctcagaacaactcctgacatcagagagatcagaaaatgaagaagccaagttgaagatctacaactgcttaaatactgatatttatacagactgaagttgttatcagaagttgaaattggtaaaaactttaaggactgtaagttgtagttatctagtctatttctcatgcatttgtacttaatgtttttgacatcatcaaatatctgttaaacttgtatattatgttaatttacaagttgggggagattgttagatatatttgataatgtcatggctaatatgttttatgtttagctttcagatcttactgaacaggataaatcagtacttaactgttgatcagtacttatactggaagtcaggacttaaggatatcagtacttatattatcaggagataatcatcagaagatagatatcagaacttaagtgctgaaggacaatcagataaggacagtagctgattaaaggaaagaagatcgagataaacataagaagagatatgcatgaagaaggaattccgtgaagaatggaatacttggaagaaaagatatctgattgatatattttaggaagcagaattatattccatatcaattagcgattatcttgtagctgtgtagtatataaacacagacatagggtttacactataagtgttatcattattagaaaagattattcattgtaaccctagcagctctcgtgatatttgttcatcactgagaggtaacagtttcatactgtaacagagtttattgtttcaataaagtttgttttctgttacttaagttcttaaagttcgatttgagtgtactatacactgtattcaccccctctacagtgtgtgtgtgacctaacaggttGCTACGTTCAAGGTACGGATTCTGTCCCCTTTTATTCTGCGCTACTTCTCTtagatattatatatattttattcgTTTTGTTCTACCTTCTGTTTGTGTCGTTAAAAATTCTTTTAACCTCCTTGACttccaaaaattgttttaaaatggatttgcaaaattataaatatttgtttacttctgttttgaaatattatttatgacaccctctGTTTTGGAAATCTGAATTACTCGTATCAGGTGATGTTAAATTTGtgagaatattttattttgaacccttagtgatttagggtataccgagttaaccagctgtaggggtactacaaccatgtcattgcggcaccagtgacatgacacttccatgacagtgtgattggtcacggcatATCCTtttgttagctcttgggaggagcttttgcgcatttgatatttgttcaggatacgtgggtgcacccagagtttgatttgtgatttgatttatggtgacgttgtatatgtcgtacatgttatccattctgttgcacacattaggtaccctatgatgtgtgtatttgtatctgttctgatctcggtatgaaatatcctaacccctcgttgcttcagccttacttatttttaaaattattcttttattataaattgctgattatttatttctgatctctttattttaaaaattgtattccaaatctgtactgggcgtttggctcatgccgtattctttttctggcaggtgcttaggggaaTCTGGGACTatgtgatggagagctaccccaTTTATCGATTAGGATTTCtgattttattattatttagacttaattatttatttagagaatttggcatttatattattggtttagacagtTTGGAGATCTAATATTATTGATGGAGATTTTTAGAAtgtttaattattgtttagaaatatattagtgctctgtttgcaggtttatggattttaagtaatatttccttttattattaaaaaGGGGGTGTTATAGAGATGacatcagagcttaggttctttcttgtagaaaacctacttaggttgacctgtgagtttGGGTAGAGGATATGATGGGTGTTCCATTTAATTTCGTTTCATTCTGCTCTTTATCATTTTATCCTTCTTCATCATTTTGAAATCTGTTTTGTAACTGCTTCATCATATTTATTCTCGTAATCTTCATTCGTTCACTatcttatattgtagatgcctCCTAGACGTGATCCTTTTCATATTGACCCCATTCAGCTTACTGAGATGATAGGGCAAGTAGTGGCTCAGGCTGTACAGCAGGCTTTGGCaaaccaaggaaatcagaatggcgagggaaatcagaatggagaaggaaatcagaatggagagGGAAATCAGAATGGACATGGAAATCAGAATGGCAATGGGAATCATAATCAGAATGGTCAGGGCCATCAGCTGGAGCCGTTTGTATGGTTGGAGAGGTTTGTGAAGCAGAAACCAGACTCTTTTAGTGCAGCTCCGACTCCCATTGAtgctgaaaattggattgttcatctcgagaagatttttgatgcacttggttgtgatgagattcagaaggtcAGGTTAGCTGTGTATAAGTTGGAGGGTGATGCTCAGAGATGGTGGAGAGGAGTGAAAGCTACTAGAGGGGAGCAGTATGTAGAGGCTTTGGAATGGCAGGGATTCAAGGAGGTATTCTATGAGCAGTACTTCTCTAATGCTGATAGGGAGGCTTATTTGAGGGAGTTCTATTCGATTGCGCAGCACCATGATGAGAGCATTACTAATTATATGGTGAGATTTATAAGGTTGGTTGGATTTGCTGGGACAGTTGCAGGGACTGCTGCGCAGCAGGCTGATAAATTTAAATGGGGGTTGAAGTCTTATCTGAGAGGttccataatttcttttaaatttgataatgtggcagAGGCGGCTGATGCAACAAAGGATGTTGAGAAGGAGCGCATAGATTTCAGGACTTCCAGGTCTAACAGTGGTAGTAAGAGGACTAGGGATGATCAGGGTTTTGCACTGGGTAGACAGTGGTATAGAGGTCAGAATGGTCAGCAGGGACAGTGGCGTGGACAAAATCAGAATAGGGGTGGTCAGTTATTCCATGGCCGGAATCAGTATGTAGGTCAGAATCAGAAACAACAGTTTCAGCGACAGAAGCTGCCTAGGTAGTGGCAGAATCGTTAGCAGGGGTAGAGCCGTTACTCAGTGTATGGGGGAAACCCCAATATGATTCCAGTGGCTCCTTGTGCTACATGTGGTGGATATCATCCAGGTAGAGCTTATTACAGACAGACTGGGGCTTGTTTCTTGTGTGGTAGCATGTCCCATAGGGTAATGGATTGCACAGTGTCACACAACCCTGGTGGAGGAGGAGCTGGCGATGGTAGTGGCAGTGGAAGTCAGCAGAATCCTACAACCATAGTGTTTGCATTGACGGTAAATCAGGCAGCAACTAATTCAGGTACCGTTTCAGGAACACTTCTTGTTGGTAGACGTGAtgcttatgtgttatttgatactgGTTCGACCTATTCTGTTGTGTCTTTATCGTTTGTTCGTCATCTTGACGTTGCACCTTCATTATTATATCCTTATATATCTATTTCTACCCCGATGGGGAATTCTGTTGTTATTTCTGATGTGTATAGAGAGTGTCCGATAGCTGTTGGAGATAAAAATTATAAGGTTAACTTGCTTCCGATGGAGACGCATGACTTTGATGTTATCTTGGGTATGGATTGGTTGAGTGAACATCGTGCCACAATTGATTGTCAAGAAAAAAGGGTGATCTTTGGGGATGCAGATAAACCAGAATTTGTATACCAAGGGTCTCAGCCGAAGGGGGATGTTAAGTTAATTTCTGCTCTAAAGGCGAGTAAATTGTTGTCTAAGGGCTGTGATGGCTACCTTGCTTTCGTAAAGGATACATCGAAGGATGAACCTCGCATCGAGGATTATCCATTTGTGAGGGAGTATgaagatgtgtttcccgatgagctACCAGGTTTGCCACCACATAGAGAGGTGGAGTTTACTATTGAACTTTTTCCAGGTGCCGAGCCTATTTCTAAGGCGCCTTATCGAATGGCACCACTtgagttgcaagaattgaaggaacagttgcaagagttgttggatagAGGATTTATTAAGCCAAGTGTGTCTCCTTGGGGCGCTCCTATgctgtttgtgaagaagaaggatggttccatgaggttgtgcattgactacagggagttgaataaggtgactgtcagaaacaggtatcatttgccacgcattgatgacttatttgatcagtTACAAGAGGCGAAGtacttttcgaagatagatttgagatctggTTATCATCAGTTACGAGTTAGAGAGAGGGATATTCCgaagactgcatttcgcactcgttatggtcattatgagtttctcgtgatgtcctttgggttgacgaatgcaccagcggtatttatggatttaatgaatcgggtctttcatgATTATCTGGATAAATTTGTGGTGGTCTTCattgatgatatcttgatatactctaggagcagagaggagcatgaggagcatttacgtactgtacttgaaattttgagggagaagaagttgtttacaaaattttccaagtgtgaattctggttggaggaagtggcattcttggggcatattgtatctggtaggggcattgagttggatcctgcgaaagtcgaggctattactaattggcccagacctagcaatgtgacggaggtgaggagtttcttgggtCTGGCAGGTTACTACAGGCGTTTTGTGGAAGGTTTCTCTTCCATAGATTTGCCATTGACTCAGCTAATGAGGAAGGGCATTAAGTTTGAGTGGAATGATGATCgtgagaagagctttcaagagttgaagaagaggttggtgtctgctccaatacttgtgttgccatcagggagtggaggttttcaggtttatagtgatgcttctaagagaggattggggtgtgttcttatgcagcatgggaaagtgatttcttacgcctctaggcaacttaaaccttatgaggtgaactatcctacccatgacttggagttagcggctgtggtctttgctttgaagatttggaggcattatttatatggagagacttgtgacatctttactgatcacaagagtctcaaatacatTTTTACccaaaaggagcttaatatgaggcagcgaaggtggcttgaacttcttaaggattatgatgcTAATATTCAGTATCATTCAGGAAAGGAGAATGTAGTGGCAGACGCTCTGAGTAGGAAGAATTTGGGGAGTGTTGCAGCTCTCATTACTCAGCCGcaccttatttcagatttggagcgcttgggtgttgagttgtatgttagaggatcaagtggtagcattgcaaatttgaaagtggaaccGAATCTTGTTTCAAGGGTTAAGGAAGCTCAGAAGGATGATACATGTTTGGAAGCTATTAGATCTGAGGTGGCAGGTGGAAAGCAAACACAATTTCATGTCGATGATGAGGGTGTGATATGGTTGGGTTGTAAATTATGTGTTCCTGCAGACATGACGATTCGTGAAAATTTtttgaaggaggctcatagttcttcattttctattcatccaggttccaccaagatgtatagggatttgaagaaacacttttggtggagtggaatgaagggagatatagcagaatttgtgggaaaatgttttacatgtcaacaagtgaagatagaccatcagaggcctagtgtattgttgcagcagctagatattccagtttggaagtgggaaaatattactatggattttgtgactcatttgccgaggactttcaagaagaacgatgtcatatgggtggtggttgatagacttactaagtccgctcactttttacctattagagagactactcctgttcatgagttggcagagatttttcagcgtgatattgttagacttcatggtgtgcctgtgttgatagtttctgacagggatacgagatttacatcgcatttttggaagggattccagcaagcttggggtacgaggcttaattttagtacagcttatcatccgcagaccgatggacagtcagagaggacgattcagacatTGGAGGATATATTGAGCGCTTGCGCGTTAGAGTGGACATGTGATTGGGATAAATATTTGTATCTTGTTGAGTTCGCGTATAATAATAGTTGGCATGCAATTATTGGTATGCCACCAGTTGAGGCTTTGTATGGTAGGAGGTGTAgggcaccatcttgttgggatgaggttggtgagagagtTATTGAAGGGCCAGAGTTGGTTAGGATCACTAATGAGAAGGTggagaaagttaaagaaagtttgaaggaagcTCGATCTCGTCAAAAGAGTTACGCGGACCAACATAGGAAGTTTGGTGGATTGGAGCCTGGTGATCATGTGTTCTTAAAGGTGTCACCTTGTAAGGGTGTGAAGCGttttggtatgaagggaaagcttagtccgagatatgttggcccttttgaagTTATGGAGAAAGTAGGGGAAGTATCTTATAGAGTTGCATTGCCgccacaactatctcatgtgaataatgtgtttcacgtgtctgTTTTGAGGGGCTATAAATATCATCCGTTACACGTAGTTCAGTATCCATTGCATACGATTAGAGAGGATCTTTCGTGTGAGGaagaagctgaggctatcttagctcgagaggACCGAGTTTTGAGAAAGAACACCATTCCATTtgtgaaagttttgtggagaaatcatTCGGAGAGAGAGGCTACTTGAgaattagaagaatctattcGTGAGAAATATCCACATTTATTCGATTCAGGTATGAGTAGTAGTTTCGTTTGATTTCGGGGACGaaatcctttttaagggggtatatatgtaatatatgtaaattttatataatttaaatataataataataataataataataataataataataataataaaatctATTTAAAAAAAAGAGTTGGATATAAACTTAAATTTCTAATTAGAATAGAAATCGGTTTGTTATAACCAAGTCgtgtatataaatattatataaaccCTAATACAAAAATATTCTGACAGAGCGACCCGGCGAAGAGGAGGAGAGTACATAAGGAGCAAACGATTCTTTTCTCCCTACCACATCTGGTACACTTCTTTATTATTCATTAATTGTCCATTATCAGATGCTACTTTTGATTCTATACAATGTCTTTAATATTGACATGGTCCTGTCAAATCATTTCGAACTAATTTGATAACTTAATTATAGTATTTATTTTACAGTGATCAATTTATGAATTATATAACCGTACATGTTAAGATCTTTTATTTATACTTAGGGCGGGGTTTGTAATTCCTCTTATTAATATATAAGTTATGTTACGGTCATTATTGGGATAATTGCTTTACATTTAAAATATAACTATTATATCATATTTAACATGTCTAACAACATGTTTGCTGCCACTGCATTTATATGCTagtttttttttttataattcttTATATTTAAATTGTGCTCTTAAGTTTATTAAACCAATTTTTCTTGGAActtttgatttatttattaagGTCATTAAGATTATATATTTCATCTACTATATCATGTAACTTTAAGTCGGGAGATTTATAAAGACGAGGGTATTtgtttcaattatttattatttaatattaactTTATTAAGTTATCATTTACACTGATGTTATAAACTAGATCCTGATTTTATAATAATGTTAAAGTTTATTGCGGCCTAGATAGATGTATCTTATGTAATCTTCATTTTATTTGGTATTATTATATAGTAATTGATATATGTTACCAAATAAAGTTATGTGTGTTCAAATTATGGTAAGAAATTTGTTGAAGTTTAGATGGTCTGATGTGACTTGGAAACGTACCGCACGAAGTGAAATAATCTATATAATAACATGAGTTgataataaataatttaaaatatcaAATATGGAGGTTAGGTTTGGTAATTAGTTATAGTGaaaaaaggaaaataaataattatacgtGCCTAAGATTAGATTATAATTTTGTCACTAGATTGAGAGTCTAAAATTAGCTAAGTGGTTGCAGATTTCTTTAGGGGTTTTGGTTGCTACGTTCAAGGTACGGATTTTGTCCCCTTTTATTCTGCGCTACTTCTCTTAgatattatatatatttgattcGTTTTGTTCTACCTTCTGTTTGTTCCGTTAAAAATTCTTTTAACCTCCTTGACttccgaaaattgttttaaaatggatttgcaaaattataaatatttgtttacttctgttttgaaatattatttatgacaccctctGTTTTGGAAATCTGAATTACTCGTATCAGGTGATGTTAAATTTgcgagaatattttattttgaacccttagtgatttagggtataccgagttaaccagctgtaggtatactacagccatgtcattgcggcaccagtgacatgacacttccgtgacagtgtgattggtcacggcgtatccttctgttagctcttgggaggaacttttgcgcatttgatatttgttcaggatacgtgggtgcacccatagtttgatttgtgatttgatttatggtgacgttgtatatgccgtacacgttatccattctgttgcacatattaggtaccctatgatgtatgtatttgtatctgttctgatctcggtatgaaatatccttaGCCCTCGTTccttcagccttacttatttttaaaattattcttttattataaattgctgattatttatttcggatctctttattttaaaaattatattcaaaattcgtactgggcgtttggctcatgccgtattctttttctggcaggtgcttaggggaatctgggactgtgtgatggagagctaccccaTTTATCAATTAGGATTTCtgattttattattatttagacttaattatttatttagagaatttgcatttatattattggtttagacagtTTGGAGATCTAATATTATTGATGGAGATTTTTAGAAtgtttaattattgtttagaaatatattagtgctctgtttgcaggtttatggattttaagtaatatctcattttattattaaaaagGGGTTGTTACATATATAAATGCTATCTCAGGAGAACTAACTGATGTTTTGTATATAGTTAAATAAAGTGAGATGTTGTGCAAAATATACCTTAACATAACAAGAATAAGTTACATTGACAATCCCAAAATTTAGGTGACTTGTAATCTTATGTAATTTGTAGTGGTATTTCCTGAGTCTGTAAGAAGGTTTAAATGTActagactggagcatttttctgtAAACAACCAACAAGTTAGGAATAAATATCTGGAAGAAGATTACGCCTCAGAATGAAGATAAATTGCTTggttgtaatatcccgtaattttttgaataatataaaaaaagattaaaattggataaggattaggatttaaaatttgaaCTAGACTAATGGGCCTAGAATTTGGATTGGATTTTTATGCGATTAACTTGGTAGTTAAGAAATAGTGTTTTATAAagttataaatacaccatattcttATTCCTCGTtcttattataaaaattcgtagggctcttttACATCAAAATCAATAATCTTGTAAATTTCGTAAAAAATTCATCATAagtcagaatttgatgattttggAATTTTCGGAAAGGACTTTTCGTTTTCTACAACTTTTATGTTTCGTGTTTTCTAAGAAAACGTCATTTAGGAGGTTAAAAAGGCTAAATAAAGATCTGATCAGATTGGAATCATGGAGACTTTCAAAATTTTAGATGTTTCGTGTTTGATGGATTACGAAGGATTGTATGTGTTCTCTAATATGAATTATATGTTTTTGTGATTGAGGTAAGATTTCGATCGGTTTTACTAGTATTTTCAAAATTGTATGTTAtgcgtttatatttgattttcaaaagttgggctaagtgatgatatattttgagttatatatattgttgtatgtatatgtgtagtgtctaaacgataattttggatctctgatttaagtcatggtttgtgaaaatatcgaataaaaatttaggaccgtagtcaccagattgtagtgacagttttctgaaaatttaggaccgttatcaccgggttgtagtggcCGTGACATGAATTATTGGTTTTGAATTATTGTCTTGTATGTGATTATTTGTATCGTGTTTATGGAATAAGAATATGAAACTTTATCAAAAATATTTGTTTCAAATATCATATCGTATAAATTATCATACtttgttatatgtgtatgtgttacttgacctactagttggatcgattatttTTTTGCTAGGCCGTATAACTCATTACTTATAATTTCGGTTTTcgtctaagattcgagttggatagcattggtgttcgaggatcttagaattgg carries:
- the LOC141691242 gene encoding uncharacterized protein LOC141691242, with product MDCTVSHNPGGGGAGDGSGSGSQQNPTTIVFALTVNQAATNSGTVSGTLLVGRRDAYVLFDTGSTYSVVSLSFVRHLDVAPSLLYPYISISTPMGNSVVISDVYRECPIAVGDKNYKVNLLPMETHDFDVILGMDWLSEHRATIDCQEKRVIFGDADKPEFVYQGSQPKGDVKLISALKASKLLSKGCDGYLAFVKDTSKDEPRIEDYPFVREYEDVFPDELPGLPPHREVEFTIELFPGAEPISKAPYRMAPLELQELKEQLQELLDRGFIKPSVSPWGAPMLVKEAQKDDTCLEAIRSEVAGGKQTQFHVDDEGVIWLGCKLCVPADMTIRENFLKESERTIQTLEDILSACALEWTCDWDKYLYLVEFAYNNSWHAIIGMPPVEALYGRRCRAPSCWDEVGERVIEGPELVRITNEKVEKVKESLKEARSRQKSYADQHRKFGGLEPGDHVFLKVSPCKGVKRFGMKGKLSPRYVGPFEVMEKVGEVSYRVALPPQLSHVNNVFHVSVLRGYKYHPLHVVQYPLHTIREDLSCEEEAEAILAREDRVLRKNTIPFVKVLWRNHSEREAT